Proteins co-encoded in one Chitinophagales bacterium genomic window:
- a CDS encoding UvrD-helicase domain-containing protein, whose amino-acid sequence MSYLDQLNDIQRQAVMATEGPVMIVAGPGSGKTRVLTYRIAYLLEMKVDAFRILALTFTNKAAAAMRERIATIMGNEARNLYIGTFHSVFARILRYEAERLGYPSNFTIYDTDDSKGLLKTIIKEQGLPDSLYKPNIVLNRISAAKNNLISPHAYQDDVNVMADDAAAGRPKIGILYELYAKRCFMAGAMDFDDLLYKMYYLLDKFPDALHKYQQRFRYIMIDEFQDTNGAQYAIVKKLGDVHQNICVVGDDAQSIYSFRGATIANILNFEKDYPELQVFKLEQNYRSTKHIVHAANKVIGNNTMQLTKQIWTDNHVGEKIKLLKAGSDNDEGRMVVDSIFEEKMRFQRMNKDFVILYRTHAQSRAFEEALRRLNIPYVVYGGISFYQRKEIKDLLAYLRLTVNHYDEESLKRIVNYPARGIGQTTIEKCLLTASEKGLRLWEVLEKYNELMPGNRAAHAINEFVTKIKSFSIMLKTHNAFDLASHIAKSSGLLNELYNDKTIEGLSRYENMQGLLNGIKEFTERTPFDDGKDPVEQEWVTVDGELLNEKMMDRSLGTYLQEITLLTDADKDNGDEDRVKLMTIHSAKGLEFACVYVVGLEENLFPNQMAMGSRDELEEERRLFYVAITRAEHKLTLTYATSRYRYGNLTYSEASRFIDEIDHRLIEKHFQHRDMPASSQEEKFSKATVPVIRAPQYVHKPAGEFVAADISKIQVGMEVEHQRFGIGKVLQMEGNVKDKMATIFFGNDVGQKKIMLRYAKLRIVEKNMMQEG is encoded by the coding sequence ATGAGTTATCTTGATCAACTGAATGATATACAGCGGCAGGCTGTTATGGCTACCGAAGGCCCTGTAATGATTGTGGCCGGCCCGGGTTCCGGCAAAACACGGGTGCTTACCTATCGTATTGCTTACCTGCTGGAGATGAAAGTGGATGCCTTCCGCATACTGGCGCTTACCTTCACCAATAAGGCGGCAGCGGCAATGCGTGAGCGTATTGCAACTATCATGGGCAACGAAGCACGCAATCTCTATATCGGAACGTTTCACTCCGTATTTGCCCGCATATTGCGCTATGAAGCAGAGCGGCTTGGTTATCCTTCCAACTTCACAATATATGATACAGATGATTCCAAAGGATTACTGAAGACCATCATTAAAGAGCAAGGTCTGCCGGACTCACTGTATAAACCCAACATCGTTCTGAACAGGATTTCCGCAGCTAAAAACAACCTGATCAGTCCGCACGCATACCAGGATGATGTAAACGTGATGGCCGATGATGCAGCGGCCGGCCGGCCTAAAATCGGAATATTGTATGAGTTATATGCGAAACGGTGTTTCATGGCGGGCGCAATGGATTTCGATGATCTGCTGTATAAGATGTATTACCTGCTCGACAAATTTCCCGATGCATTGCATAAATACCAGCAGCGTTTCCGCTATATCATGATTGATGAGTTCCAGGATACCAATGGCGCCCAGTATGCCATTGTAAAAAAGCTCGGCGATGTGCACCAGAACATTTGCGTGGTGGGTGATGATGCACAAAGCATCTATTCTTTTCGAGGGGCCACTATCGCCAACATTCTCAATTTTGAAAAGGATTACCCCGAGTTGCAGGTGTTTAAGCTCGAACAGAATTACCGCTCCACCAAGCACATCGTACATGCGGCCAATAAGGTTATCGGAAACAATACCATGCAGCTTACCAAGCAGATCTGGACGGATAATCATGTGGGAGAAAAGATAAAACTGCTGAAAGCGGGCAGCGATAATGATGAAGGCAGGATGGTGGTGGACAGCATCTTCGAAGAAAAAATGCGCTTCCAGCGGATGAATAAAGATTTTGTCATCCTCTATCGCACCCATGCGCAGTCGCGTGCTTTTGAAGAAGCATTGCGCCGCCTTAATATTCCCTACGTGGTGTATGGCGGCATTTCTTTTTATCAGCGCAAAGAAATTAAGGACCTCCTTGCTTACCTGCGTTTAACCGTCAATCACTATGATGAGGAATCGCTGAAACGTATTGTCAATTATCCCGCGCGCGGCATAGGGCAGACCACGATTGAAAAATGCCTGCTGACAGCCAGCGAGAAAGGCCTTCGCTTATGGGAAGTGCTGGAAAAGTATAATGAACTGATGCCAGGCAACAGGGCCGCGCATGCCATCAATGAGTTTGTGACGAAGATCAAAAGCTTTTCCATTATGCTGAAGACGCATAATGCTTTCGACCTGGCCTCGCACATTGCCAAATCCTCGGGATTGCTGAATGAATTGTATAACGACAAAACGATTGAAGGGCTGAGCCGTTATGAAAACATGCAGGGATTACTGAACGGTATTAAGGAATTTACCGAACGCACGCCTTTTGATGATGGAAAAGATCCTGTTGAACAGGAATGGGTAACGGTGGATGGCGAATTACTGAATGAAAAAATGATGGACCGGAGCCTGGGTACTTACCTGCAGGAAATTACGCTGCTGACGGATGCCGATAAGGACAACGGCGATGAAGACCGTGTGAAGCTGATGACGATTCATTCGGCCAAAGGACTTGAATTTGCCTGTGTGTATGTGGTGGGCCTGGAAGAAAACCTTTTTCCCAATCAGATGGCAATGGGCAGCCGCGATGAGCTGGAAGAAGAACGGCGGTTGTTTTATGTAGCCATCACCCGTGCCGAACATAAGCTGACACTGACCTATGCAACATCAAGGTACCGGTATGGAAATCTTACATATTCCGAAGCCAGCCGTTTTATTGATGAAATTGACCACCGCTTAATTGAAAAGCATTTCCAGCACCGCGACATGCCGGCCTCTTCGCAGGAAGAAAAATTCAGCAAAGCCACCGTGCCTGTCATCAGGGCACCGCAATATGTGCACAAGCCAGCCGGCGAATTTGTGGCGGCCGACATCAGCAAGATACAGGTAGGCATGGAGGTGGAACATCAGCGGTTTGGAATCGGTAAGGTGCTGCAGATGGAAGGCAATGTCAAAGATAAAATGGCCACCATCTTTTTTGGGAATGATGTGGGGCAGAAGAAGATCATGCTGCGGTATGCCAAGCTGCGTATCGTGGAGAAAAATATGATGCAGGAAGGATAG
- a CDS encoding DUF4290 domain-containing protein, producing the protein MQYNTQRPKLLISEYGRIIQNMAREAAKIEDREKRNATAKVIIELMSQASPAFKSIEEYKHKLWDHLIMISDFKLVVDSPYPFPERTSIVVKSDTPLPYPKHKIRHRHYGRNLETLIAKAKDMDEDKRRGLAVVVANYMKLVYANWTKETVSDESIRQDLELISGGVLQLDKNVTLDNPVAAAPQRPMGYVPPRKQFGKGFKKNRPFNAGQGNNGNRFIKRKKNF; encoded by the coding sequence ATGCAATACAACACGCAGCGTCCCAAGCTGTTAATCAGTGAATATGGACGTATTATACAGAACATGGCCCGCGAAGCTGCAAAAATTGAAGACCGCGAAAAACGCAACGCCACAGCCAAAGTGATTATTGAACTCATGAGCCAGGCAAGTCCTGCATTCAAGAGCATCGAAGAATACAAGCATAAGCTGTGGGATCATCTCATCATGATCAGTGATTTTAAACTGGTCGTTGATTCGCCATATCCATTTCCCGAACGCACGTCTATCGTAGTTAAATCAGATACCCCGCTGCCCTATCCGAAACACAAGATCCGCCATCGTCACTACGGCAGAAACCTGGAAACACTGATAGCGAAGGCAAAGGACATGGATGAAGACAAGCGCCGTGGCCTTGCTGTGGTGGTTGCCAACTATATGAAGCTGGTATATGCCAACTGGACTAAAGAAACCGTAAGTGATGAATCTATTCGACAGGATCTCGAACTGATCTCCGGCGGAGTGCTTCAGCTGGATAAAAATGTGACACTTGATAATCCGGTTGCCGCCGCACCGCAGCGCCCGATGGGATATGTTCCGCCACGCAAGCAGTTCGGCAAAGGATTTAAGAAGAACCGTCCTTTCAATGCCGGACAGGGTAACAACGGAAACCGTTTCATAAAACGGAAAAAGAATTTCTGA
- a CDS encoding T9SS type A sorting domain-containing protein, which yields MRSKPVLMIMMTALCLQFIFSHTIVAQGIPARPIAQQVSNLKNSGLAIKPVSLFSINAARSAVLQPDIRKALAVTLDMNALATMKAANDEFITFSFPYDDRNITLELYKVNILTDDFTVVTDQSNGEAISYTPGIYYRGIVKGDENSLAALSFFDGEMMGVVSTEQYDNINIGKSQDASAKNYDYVIYSDKHLPAKESACATVDDPSYAPLLQQYAANGATLRTTNCVRIYYEMDNNLYINNGSSTTTATNWMTAVHNNVATLYSNDAVTASISQIYIWTTGDPYNGTTSSSQLSKFKSNRPTFNGDLGQLVGIDPGGLGGVASTINGMCSSTNKYCYSDVDFGYNTVPTYSWTIMVCTHELGHLMGSYHTHNCSWPGGAIDNCYTTEGGCSPGPAPVGGGTIMSYCHLTSYGINFNKGFGPLPAAAIQGAVDAASCLTSGCTGPCVVPTGLTASSITTTSATLNWSTASGANSYNIQYRPTGTSTWIAATSTTTSKAISGLTQGTQYEFQVQSVCTAGSSSYSSSSTFITSMGACVDNYEPNETKNTAKAVAANTATYGMINVSSDKDFFSFNNTVSQPNIKVTLTTLPADYDIDLLNTSGTKILSSKYSGTTNEIITYNTSVVGTYKVKIYSHSTGFSASQCYTFLASLSSTPYKISEEQAVLTASANIYPNPANGDITVYYSSPVNSPVDFYVFDVSGKIMFTQSMEAFVGENTFHFDLNGLNSGIYFLQIRNGNEITHKKFIIER from the coding sequence ATGAGAAGCAAACCAGTACTAATGATCATGATGACTGCCTTATGCCTGCAGTTCATCTTCAGCCACACCATCGTTGCGCAGGGCATTCCGGCACGACCAATTGCACAACAGGTAAGCAACCTGAAAAACAGCGGGCTTGCCATTAAGCCGGTATCACTGTTCAGCATTAACGCAGCACGTTCTGCGGTTTTGCAGCCTGACATCAGGAAAGCACTTGCCGTAACACTCGACATGAATGCGCTTGCCACTATGAAAGCTGCCAATGATGAATTCATCACATTCAGTTTTCCGTATGATGACAGGAACATCACGCTGGAGTTATACAAGGTGAATATCCTCACCGATGATTTCACGGTAGTAACCGACCAGTCGAACGGTGAAGCCATTTCATACACACCCGGTATCTATTACCGTGGCATTGTGAAAGGGGACGAGAACTCACTGGCAGCACTGAGTTTCTTCGACGGTGAGATGATGGGCGTCGTTTCAACCGAACAATACGACAATATCAATATCGGGAAAAGCCAGGATGCCTCTGCAAAAAATTACGACTATGTGATTTATTCCGATAAACATCTGCCGGCAAAGGAATCCGCCTGCGCCACCGTTGATGATCCTTCCTATGCTCCATTGCTCCAGCAATATGCAGCCAATGGCGCAACGTTGCGTACTACAAACTGTGTCAGGATTTACTATGAAATGGATAATAACCTGTACATCAATAACGGCAGCTCCACCACCACGGCCACTAACTGGATGACCGCTGTGCATAATAATGTGGCAACACTTTACAGCAATGATGCAGTTACTGCCTCCATCTCGCAAATTTATATCTGGACAACCGGTGATCCTTATAATGGCACCACATCCTCTTCTCAATTGAGCAAGTTTAAATCGAACCGCCCAACTTTTAACGGGGACCTCGGGCAATTGGTTGGGATTGATCCGGGAGGATTGGGAGGCGTGGCATCTACTATCAATGGTATGTGTTCATCCACCAACAAATACTGTTATTCGGATGTGGATTTTGGCTACAACACGGTGCCCACCTATTCCTGGACGATCATGGTTTGCACGCATGAGCTGGGCCACCTGATGGGATCCTATCATACGCACAACTGTTCATGGCCCGGCGGTGCTATCGACAATTGTTATACAACAGAAGGAGGTTGCTCCCCCGGACCTGCTCCTGTTGGAGGCGGAACAATTATGAGTTATTGCCATCTCACTTCTTATGGAATAAATTTCAATAAAGGGTTCGGGCCATTGCCTGCCGCTGCCATACAAGGGGCTGTTGATGCCGCTTCCTGCCTTACTTCCGGATGCACCGGCCCTTGTGTTGTGCCAACCGGTCTCACAGCATCTTCTATCACCACCACATCAGCAACCTTAAACTGGTCAACCGCATCCGGTGCCAACAGTTACAATATTCAATACCGTCCTACAGGCACTTCTACCTGGATAGCTGCCACGTCAACCACCACCTCAAAAGCAATCAGCGGCCTCACGCAGGGAACACAGTATGAATTCCAGGTGCAGAGTGTTTGCACAGCAGGTTCGAGCTCCTATTCATCATCCTCCACATTTATCACTTCTATGGGAGCATGTGTTGACAATTACGAACCAAATGAGACAAAAAATACAGCTAAGGCGGTCGCTGCAAACACCGCCACTTACGGCATGATCAATGTTTCCAGTGACAAGGATTTCTTCAGTTTCAATAATACCGTATCACAACCGAATATTAAAGTAACGCTCACCACGTTGCCGGCAGATTATGATATTGATCTGCTGAATACCAGCGGCACAAAAATTTTATCATCAAAGTATTCCGGCACCACCAATGAAATCATTACCTATAATACCAGTGTGGTGGGCACTTACAAAGTAAAAATTTACAGCCATAGCACAGGATTCAGTGCGTCGCAGTGTTATACTTTCCTTGCTTCGCTCAGCAGCACGCCATATAAAATTTCGGAGGAGCAAGCGGTGCTTACAGCATCAGCGAATATCTATCCGAATCCTGCCAACGGTGATATCACGGTGTACTACAGCAGTCCTGTAAATTCGCCGGTTGATTTTTATGTGTTTGATGTGTCCGGTAAAATTATGTTCACACAATCCATGGAAGCATTTGTTGGTGAAAACACTTTTCACTTTGATCTTAATGGATTGAATAGTGGCATCTACTTCCTGCAAATAAGAAATGGAAATGAAATCACCCACAAGAAGTTTATAATAGAGCGCTGA
- a CDS encoding aminotransferase class IV, with protein sequence MQQKFNPQNETILVSVNGKLMPRNEARISVFDSAVQGGDAVWEGLRVYNGRIFCLEEHLNRLQESAHALMFQEVPSKQEIKQIIIETLQANGMRDGAHIRLTLTRGEKITSGMDPRLNQKGCTLIVLAEWKKPVYGNESISLITASVRRNSPLNIDSKIHHNNLINNILAKIEANIAGADDALMLDNYGFLAETNACNIFMVKNETLITPHADACLPGITRGKVLAIADRLQIRAKEKNISLTELYNADTVFTSGTMGELTRVKQIDGRMIVDKTHDKVFEKIAEAFRLLTETEGELLPF encoded by the coding sequence ATGCAACAAAAATTCAATCCGCAGAATGAAACCATCCTGGTATCAGTGAACGGAAAATTAATGCCACGCAATGAAGCAAGGATTTCCGTATTCGATTCAGCGGTGCAGGGCGGCGATGCTGTTTGGGAAGGGTTGCGCGTGTATAATGGCAGAATTTTTTGCCTCGAAGAACATCTTAACCGTTTGCAGGAAAGCGCTCATGCCCTGATGTTTCAGGAAGTTCCCTCGAAACAGGAAATCAAGCAAATCATTATTGAAACACTGCAGGCCAACGGCATGCGCGATGGGGCGCACATCCGTCTTACGCTTACGCGCGGTGAAAAAATTACCAGCGGTATGGACCCGCGGCTGAATCAGAAAGGATGTACGCTTATTGTATTGGCAGAATGGAAAAAGCCGGTATATGGCAATGAAAGCATTTCACTCATTACTGCTTCAGTGCGCAGAAATTCACCGCTGAATATTGATTCAAAGATTCATCACAATAACCTCATCAATAATATTCTTGCAAAAATTGAAGCTAACATTGCCGGTGCAGACGATGCCCTGATGCTGGATAATTATGGCTTCCTTGCCGAAACGAATGCCTGCAATATTTTCATGGTGAAAAACGAAACCCTGATCACGCCTCATGCCGATGCCTGCCTGCCCGGCATCACGCGCGGTAAAGTGCTGGCCATTGCTGATCGGCTGCAGATTCGCGCGAAAGAAAAAAACATATCCCTGACGGAGTTGTACAATGCGGATACGGTCTTTACTTCCGGTACCATGGGTGAACTTACGAGGGTAAAGCAGATTGATGGAAGGATGATCGTGGATAAAACGCACGATAAGGTGTTTGAAAAAATTGCGGAGGCATTCAGGTTGCTGACGGAAACTGAAGGCGAGTTATTGCCTTTCTGA
- a CDS encoding sulfatase-like hydrolase/transferase produces the protein MAKNLLLSFLICLTTSQLFTADLYAQCNLQKPKNLSVTSITGCSAVVSWTPVSGTAYYEVRYKQGSGAYQYINTGLNTTWQADGLLSNKNYSFSVASYCSNNQSKGYSKAVKIKTLACSAPTAITVSAIAKHKATIQWQPVCNGTLFNLQYRASGSTAWLTVSNIANNGYQLTQLTMGTTYEFQLQTVCTGSNSAFTPLQTFTTTGGVPDAKPNILAIMVDDGRYDIYQPNGGPAWFETPAINRIANEGVNFRLTFPATSQCAPSRATFYTGLYPHKHGCIINGDHMYDSLPLIQQILKDNGYYTGFVGKYGQNLGLPQGFDWYAISQSDNYVDVVYTINGLDTFIAGHISDIYPQLALQFLNQVPEGQPFALFYFHRAPHGPTVPRPEDALLYTTDTIPFPSNFYKYQHDYPSFYYASVYKWPYDSLETDTAKLQEYQAIAGVEDNTDTLTDWLESKNILDNTFLMYTSDNGYIKGEHLLQGKGLAQDESIRLPLFIRYPKWFAPGAVISNEEAANFDIAPTMLELAGIPDTFGMDGVSLHKLYTHDVSRKEFFYEFGGTGTVVPPLRSVRTLQYKYNYYYCNSTTEEFFDLVNDPDENENLISNPAYSVLIQSYREKLDSLRTAYGDYEPVKIPCSLSHPTIVKTTAVVAPPDEAMQFSISPNPAADNFKIQYTGAAIRQGEIMVMDVLGKIVFSKTVSGWDIPADIRCRTWPAGIYQVKLIADGQSMSARITVVH, from the coding sequence ATGGCAAAAAATTTATTGCTCTCCTTCCTGATTTGTCTGACCACCAGCCAACTCTTTACCGCTGATCTTTATGCGCAATGCAATCTGCAGAAACCCAAGAACCTCTCCGTTACTTCCATCACCGGTTGCAGCGCCGTTGTTAGCTGGACACCGGTGTCCGGCACCGCCTATTACGAAGTGCGTTACAAGCAGGGATCAGGTGCGTATCAGTACATCAATACCGGACTCAATACTACGTGGCAGGCAGACGGACTGCTTTCGAATAAAAACTATTCATTCAGCGTAGCCAGCTATTGCAGCAATAATCAGAGCAAAGGATATTCGAAGGCTGTCAAGATTAAAACACTGGCCTGTTCAGCACCGACCGCCATCACGGTTAGTGCCATCGCCAAACATAAAGCCACCATTCAATGGCAACCTGTCTGCAATGGCACCCTTTTTAACCTTCAGTACCGTGCGTCAGGAAGCACTGCATGGCTAACGGTTTCGAATATTGCGAACAATGGCTATCAACTCACCCAACTGACGATGGGTACCACCTATGAATTTCAATTACAAACAGTGTGCACTGGCAGCAATTCCGCTTTTACGCCATTGCAAACATTTACTACAACTGGGGGTGTGCCGGATGCCAAACCCAACATCCTCGCCATCATGGTAGATGACGGACGCTACGACATCTATCAACCCAATGGCGGGCCTGCATGGTTTGAAACGCCTGCCATAAACCGTATCGCGAATGAAGGCGTTAACTTCCGCCTTACTTTTCCGGCCACGTCGCAATGTGCACCAAGCCGTGCAACATTTTACACCGGGTTGTATCCGCATAAACACGGTTGTATCATCAATGGCGACCACATGTATGACTCACTGCCTTTGATACAACAGATATTGAAAGATAACGGCTACTATACCGGTTTCGTAGGCAAGTATGGACAAAACCTGGGTTTGCCGCAGGGCTTTGACTGGTATGCCATTTCACAGTCCGATAATTATGTAGATGTGGTTTATACCATCAATGGGCTGGATACTTTTATTGCAGGCCATATCAGCGATATCTATCCACAGCTTGCTTTGCAGTTTCTCAACCAGGTTCCCGAAGGGCAGCCTTTCGCTTTGTTTTATTTTCATCGTGCTCCGCATGGACCAACGGTTCCGAGGCCGGAAGATGCGTTGCTTTATACGACCGATACTATTCCGTTTCCTTCCAACTTTTACAAGTACCAGCATGATTATCCTTCTTTCTATTATGCGTCGGTATATAAGTGGCCTTATGATTCCCTGGAAACAGATACGGCGAAGCTGCAGGAGTACCAGGCTATTGCAGGTGTGGAAGACAATACCGATACGCTCACAGACTGGCTGGAATCAAAGAACATACTTGACAATACTTTCCTGATGTATACCAGCGATAACGGATACATTAAAGGGGAACACCTGCTGCAGGGCAAAGGGCTGGCACAGGATGAATCGATCAGGCTGCCGCTATTCATCCGCTACCCGAAGTGGTTTGCACCCGGCGCTGTAATCAGCAATGAAGAAGCGGCCAATTTTGATATTGCGCCCACCATGCTGGAGCTGGCAGGCATTCCTGATACGTTTGGCATGGATGGCGTTTCATTGCACAAATTGTATACACATGATGTTTCCCGTAAAGAATTCTTTTATGAATTCGGAGGCACCGGCACCGTGGTTCCACCACTCCGTTCTGTACGCACGCTGCAATACAAGTACAACTACTACTATTGCAACAGCACGACGGAAGAATTTTTTGACCTGGTGAATGATCCTGATGAAAATGAAAACCTCATCAGTAATCCTGCCTACAGTGTCTTGATACAATCCTACCGGGAAAAGCTCGATAGCCTGCGAACCGCTTACGGTGATTATGAACCGGTGAAGATTCCGTGTTCATTGTCTCATCCTACAATCGTAAAAACCACTGCCGTTGTGGCACCACCTGATGAAGCAATGCAATTTTCCATTTCACCGAATCCTGCCGCCGATAATTTCAAAATACAATATACCGGCGCTGCCATCCGCCAAGGCGAGATCATGGTGATGGATGTACTGGGGAAAATTGTTTTCAGCAAGACGGTAAGCGGGTGGGATATTCCGGCCGATATCCGCTGCAGGACATGGCCGGCCGGCATTTACCAGGTGAAGCTTATCGCTGATGGCCAATCCATGTCGGCACGCATTACAGTAGTGCATTGA
- the murA gene encoding UDP-N-acetylglucosamine 1-carboxyvinyltransferase, whose protein sequence is MDAFKIEGGARLKGTIVPQGAKNEALQIICATLLTDQKVVISNIPDISDVNLLIALLSDFGVEVNRLGKGKYSFRARNVDLDFLHTKEYARKASKLRGSIMILGPLLSRFRKAYIPRPGGDKIGRRRLDTHFLGFEKLGAKFHFDVKDNSFTVDASELKGTYMVLDEASVTGTANIVMAACLAKGTTTVFNAACEPYIQQLCKMLNSMGAKITGVGSNLLKIRGVASLSGCEHCMLSDMIEVGSFIGLAAMTQSELLIKNAQPEHLGIIPQTFEKLGIQLEIRGADIFIPEQPSYKIQPFIDGSVLTIADATWPGLTPDLLSVILVVATQAKGTVLIHQKMFESRLFFVDKLIDMGAQIILCDPHRAAVIGLNRQQPLRGISMTSPDIRAGVALLIAAMSAEGVSTIHNINQIDRGYERIDERLNALGAQIKRV, encoded by the coding sequence ATGGATGCATTTAAAATTGAAGGTGGTGCGCGGCTTAAAGGCACGATTGTACCGCAGGGCGCCAAGAATGAAGCGCTGCAGATCATATGTGCCACGCTACTGACCGATCAGAAAGTGGTGATCTCCAATATACCGGATATCAGCGATGTGAACCTGCTGATTGCATTGCTCTCGGATTTTGGTGTAGAGGTGAACAGGCTGGGGAAGGGCAAATATTCCTTCCGTGCAAGAAATGTAGATCTTGATTTTCTGCACACAAAGGAATATGCCAGGAAGGCCTCGAAGCTGCGGGGCTCCATCATGATTCTCGGCCCGTTACTCTCAAGATTCAGGAAGGCCTACATACCACGCCCCGGCGGTGATAAGATTGGCAGGAGAAGGCTCGATACACACTTCCTGGGTTTTGAAAAGCTGGGTGCGAAGTTTCATTTCGATGTAAAGGATAATTCATTCACAGTAGATGCTTCTGAACTGAAGGGAACCTACATGGTGCTCGATGAAGCGTCCGTAACGGGTACCGCCAACATAGTTATGGCTGCCTGTCTTGCCAAAGGGACTACAACTGTTTTCAATGCAGCCTGCGAGCCATATATTCAGCAACTGTGCAAAATGCTGAACAGCATGGGTGCAAAAATTACCGGCGTTGGAAGCAACCTCTTAAAGATAAGAGGAGTGGCATCGCTGAGTGGATGCGAACATTGCATGCTCAGCGATATGATTGAAGTAGGAAGCTTCATCGGCCTTGCCGCCATGACGCAATCAGAACTGTTGATTAAAAATGCACAGCCGGAACACCTTGGCATCATTCCGCAGACGTTTGAAAAACTTGGCATTCAGCTGGAGATTCGCGGAGCAGACATATTTATTCCGGAGCAACCAAGTTATAAAATTCAACCCTTCATCGATGGCAGTGTGCTCACCATCGCAGACGCCACCTGGCCCGGATTAACGCCCGACCTGCTGAGCGTGATACTGGTAGTGGCGACACAGGCAAAAGGAACCGTGCTCATTCACCAGAAGATGTTTGAGAGCAGGTTGTTCTTTGTAGATAAGCTGATTGATATGGGCGCCCAGATCATTCTTTGCGATCCGCACCGCGCCGCAGTGATCGGCCTGAACAGGCAGCAGCCATTGCGCGGTATTTCCATGACGTCGCCGGATATTCGCGCCGGCGTTGCGCTGCTGATTGCCGCCATGAGCGCTGAAGGTGTCAGCACCATTCATAACATCAATCAGATTGACCGCGGTTATGAGCGTATTGATGAACGGCTGAATGCTTTGGGTGCACAAATCAAAAGGGTATGA
- a CDS encoding TlpA family protein disulfide reductase: MKNKNLYIAAIVLIIVAAVIYKVYDYYKLLDFANGDQIGELVYPGPDGKPLPLSSLKGEIVFIQFWAAWCGPCRMENRELVELYRTYHHAKFTKAGGFDIYSISLDYNRNFWLQAIQQDGLIWPNHVSTLQGWDSEVAQRFGVRSIPASILIDQDGLIIGNNLMPYQVKKILDKRLAK; the protein is encoded by the coding sequence TTGAAAAATAAAAACCTCTACATAGCGGCCATCGTGTTAATCATCGTGGCAGCGGTCATCTATAAGGTATATGATTATTACAAGCTGCTCGATTTTGCCAATGGTGATCAAATCGGCGAGCTCGTGTATCCCGGCCCCGACGGAAAGCCATTGCCGCTTTCATCACTGAAAGGCGAAATTGTTTTCATACAGTTTTGGGCAGCCTGGTGCGGTCCATGCAGAATGGAAAACCGTGAACTGGTTGAACTGTACCGGACATACCATCATGCGAAGTTCACGAAAGCCGGCGGTTTCGATATTTACAGCATCTCACTCGACTACAACCGTAATTTTTGGCTGCAGGCCATACAACAGGATGGCCTGATCTGGCCGAATCATGTAAGTACATTACAGGGCTGGGATTCCGAGGTGGCACAGCGCTTTGGCGTACGTTCGATTCCCGCCAGCATATTAATTGACCAGGATGGCCTGATCATCGGGAATAACCTGATGCCTTACCAGGTGAAAAAGATTTTGGACAAGCGGCTGGCGAAATAA